From one Anopheles cruzii chromosome 3, idAnoCruzAS_RS32_06, whole genome shotgun sequence genomic stretch:
- the LOC128272243 gene encoding ESF1 homolog gives MAPAKAETPAAGGKIWDDARFAHLVSDPRFRGIPKSEKKVQIDSRFKSMFKDERFNVKAKVDKYGRKLRPTETTELRKFYELEDEDTDEEEQEREREREQRAMEGRSDGREEESEEAESDSSDDELQLTKEEKGTVLSEEVKNRLRTFADDFRRGEGKLHSSDDSSEDSSSDDEEEEDDEVFIEHVWGELDADAEHTEESSHRLAVCHMDWDRIRAVDIMVLLTSFLPPGSSVKSVKIYPSEFGKERMKEEEERGPQELTVRRDDSEEEEEDDEEAQKERLREYQLNRLKYYYAVAECDSVETADKIYKECDGVEYESTANKIDLRFIPDDMEFGEDEPKDSCTELPDMGKYVPRIFNTSALKQAKVELTWDENDLERKEFNEKLRDGKWAQMPETELKKYVACSSSDEEEARAGGKKRQKRSILRLRAPEPDDEDSDDGEAPDGKEKQTMIAKYKALLSDIKEQEQADEEDKIGMEFTWKVNGDDGGAENERQSSEKTDHQKTPLPDDVNPFEKILQKKKEKSKRRKELKKRRKRGELVEGSDGERSGSSSDSEDDLPYGVDLNDPFFASAFDEKEFGGPKQKGKKKDPEALRQTKEREEREAAEEARRQAELELLLDDGDDSRAHFNLRAIQEREIDLKAVSKSKRRRLLKKSKREIEEQRGARAMPNGGDDFEVDLDDTRFGAIYSKAEYNIDPTNPSFKKTKGMERMIDHKLKKRQLAENDARDDGEQRGAAKKQRKDVATTMLVKSIKRKIGQGT, from the exons ATGGCACCGGCGAAAGCAGAAACCCCCGCCGCTGGTGGTAAGATATGGGACGACGCCCGGTTCGCCCACCTGGTCAGTGATCCTCGTTTCCGAGGGATACCGAAGTCGGAGAAGAAGGTCCAAATCGACAGCCGGTTCAAGTCCATGTTCAAGGATGAACGGTTCAACGTTAAAGCCAAGGTGGACAAGTACGGTCGAAAGCTGCGACCCACGGAAACGACCGAACTGAGAAAGTTCTACGAGCTGGAAGATGAGGACACCGATGAGGAGGAACAGGAGcgcgaacgggaacgggagcagCGTGCAATGGAAGGCCGGTCGGACGGGCGTGAAGAGGAGTCGGAGGAGGCCGAATCGGATTCCAGTGACGACGAGCTACAGTTGACCAAAGAAGAAAAGGGGACAGTCTTGTCGGAGGAGGTCAAGAATCGGCTGAGGACGTTTGCGGATGATTTTAGGCGCGGCGAAGGCAAGCTGCACTCTTCGGATGACTCTTCGGAGGACAGTTCctcggacgacgaggaggaagaggacgatgaAGTGTTCATCGAGCACGTGTGGGGAGAACtggatgccgatgccgaacACACGGAAGAATCCTCGCACCGGCTAGCCGTTTGCCACATGGACTGGGACCGGATCCGGGCCGTCGATATTATGGTGCTGCTCACGTCGTTTCTTCCACCGGGATCGTCGGTGAAAAGTGTAAAG ATCTATCCTTCCGAGTTCGGTAAGGAGCGCATGAAGGAGGAAGAAGAGCGCGGACCGCAGGAACTCACGGTACGGCGTGACGATtccgaagaggaagaagaggacgacgaggaggcaCAGAAGGAGCGGCTTCGAGAGTATCAGCTGAACCGGTTGAAGTACTACTACGCCGTGGCGGAGTGCGATTCGGTTGAAACGGCGGACAAGATCTACAAGGAGTGCGACGGCGTCGAGTATGAGAGTACGGCCAACAAAATCGACCTACGGTTTATCCCGGACGATATGGAGTTTGGCGAGGATGAACCGAAGGACAGTTGCACCGAGCTGCCGGATATGGGCAAGTATGTGCCCCGTATCTTCAACACATCGGCCCTTAAACAGGCCAAGGTCGAGCTCACGTGGGACGAGAACGATCTCGAACGGAAGGAGTTCAACGAGAAGCTACGGGACGGCAAGTGGGCTCAGatgccggaaacggaactgaAAAAGTACGTCGCCTGTTCCAGCAGCGACGAAGAAGAGGCCCGTGCCGGTGGAAAGAAGAGGCAGAAGCGATCCATTTTGCGCTTACGGGCACCCGAACCGGATGATGAAGATTCCGATGATGGGGAAGCACCCGATGGCAAAGAGAAGCAAACCATGATTGCCAAGTACAAGGCCCTGCTGAGTGACATCAAGGAACAGGAACAAGCAGACGAGGAAGATAAGATCGGCATGGAATTCACTTGGAAGGTGAATGGGGATGACGGCGGTGCAGAAAACGAGAGACAATCCAGCGAGAAGACCGACCACCAGAAGACTCCGCTGCCGGATGATGTGAATCCGTTCGAAAAGATTCTgcaaaagaagaaggaaaaaagcaAACGCCGGAAGGAGCTGAAGAAGCGCCGCAAACGTGGTGAACTAGTCGAGGGCAGCGATGGCGAACGGTCCGGCTCTAGCAGCGACTCGGAAGACGATCTCCCGTACGGCGTCGACCTGAACGATCCATTCTTTGCCAGTGCCTTTGACGAGAAGGAGTTCGGTGGGCCGAAGCAGAAGGGCAAAAAGAAGGACCCGGAGGCGTTGCGACAGACGAAAGAGCGAGAGGAACGGGAAGCGGCCGAAGAGGCACGGCGTCAGGCCGaactggagctgctgctggacgacggggacgacaGTCGGGCACACTTCAATCTGCGCGCCATCCAGGAGCGCGAGATCGACCTGAAGGCGGTCTCAAAATCGAAACGGCGCCGCTTGCTGAAGAAGAGCAAACGGGAGATCGAGGAACAGCGCGGTGCCCGGGCGATGCCGAACGGAGGCGACGACTTTGAGGTGGACTTGGACGATACCCGGTTCGGGGCCATCTACTCGAAGGCGGAGTACAACATCGATCCGACCAATCCGTCGTTCAAGAAAACGAAGGGAATGGAACGGATGATCGATCACAAGCTGAAGAAGCGCCAGCTGGCCGAAAACGATGCGCGGGACGATGGCGAACAGCGAGGGGCGGCGAAAAAGCAGCGGAAAgatgtggccaccaccatgcTGGTGAAGAGCATCAAGCGGAAAATTGGCCAAGGCACGTGA